The proteins below come from a single Triticum aestivum cultivar Chinese Spring chromosome 5D, IWGSC CS RefSeq v2.1, whole genome shotgun sequence genomic window:
- the LOC123122541 gene encoding protein DETOXIFICATION 41 isoform X2 has product MAGHLSKNPFLLLLQPRRLCTAAASSSAAAGELAPVSVVNEIPHDDDLAEESRSRLVRDTCKLLELRGSWTPKLEAQLRHLLRVLSPPQVRAVLRAQAQTDARASFEFFRWADRQWRYRHAPEVFDEMLSLLSRTRLHDPARRVMRLMIRRRMRRGTQQFAHLMLSYSRAGKLRSAMRVLQLMQKDGCAPDILICNVTVNVLIFAGRIDKAIEFAERMRRVGVEPDVVTYNCLIKGLCSVRRVVEALEMIGVMLQNGCPPDKITYYTVMGFLCKEKRVAEETMEGDGDAATAPLLDFIDDQSAASEELLRREPVPFDVLSRLAFWEAGNLWRISWASILITLFSFTLSLVTQMFVGHIGELELAGASITNIGIQGLAYGVMLGMSTAVQTVCGQAYGARRYRVMGVVCQRALVLQFVTAVAIAFFYWYSGPFLRLIGQAEDVAVAGQLYARGLVPQLLAFALFCPMQRFLQAQNIVNPVAYMVLAVLVFHVFISWLAVFVLSFGLLGAALTLSFSWWVLVALTWAYIIWSPACKETWTGLSMLAFRGLWGYAKLAFASAVMLALEVWYVQGFVLLTGFLPNSEIALDSLSICINYWNWDFQIMLGLSYAASIRVGNELGAGHPKVARLSVMVVVTASIAFSILATIVVMALRYPLSTLYTSSTTVIEAVIALMPLLAISIFLNGIQPILSGVAVGSGWQVIVAYVNVGAYYIIGLPIGCVLGFKTSLGAAGIWWGLIIGVAVQTVALIVITARTNWDSEVEKAIQRLRRTAADEGGVLGVDDDDV; this is encoded by the exons ATGGCTGGGCATCTAAGCAAAAACCCATTTCTCCTCCTCCTGCAACCCCGCCGCCTGTGCACCGCCGCCGCATCCTCCTCGGCCGCCGCGGGAGAGCTCGCCCCCGTGTCCGTCGTCAACGAGATACCCCACGACGATGACCTCGCGGAGGAGTCGCGCAGCCGCCTCGTGCGCGACACCTGCAAGCTGCTCGAGCTCCGGGGCTCGTGGACCCCGAAGCTGGAGGCGCAGCTCCGGCACCTGCTCCGGGTGCTCTCCCCGCCGCAGGTCCGCGCCGTGCTCCGCGCGCAGGCGCAGACGGACGCCCGCGCCTCGTTTGAGTTCTTCCGCTGGGCCGACCGCCAGTGGCGCTACCGTCACGCCCCGGAGGTATTCGACGAAATGCTGAGCCTCCTCAGCCGCACCAGGCTCCACGATCCCGCCCGGCGCGTCATGCGCCTCATGATCCGCCGCCGCATGAGGCGCGGGACGCAGCAGTTCGCGCACCTCATGCTCTCATACAGCCGCGCGGGGAAGCTCCGCTCCGCCATGCGCGTGCTCCAACTCATGCAGAAGGATGGGTGCGCACCTGACATATTGATATGCAATGTGACAGTGAATGTGCTTATTTTTGCCGGGCGCATTGACAAGGCAATAGAGTTTGCTGAGCGGATGCGCCGTGTTGGGGTCGAGCCGGATGTAGTCACATACAATTGCCTTATCAAGGGGTTATGTAGTGTGCGGAGGGTTGTTGAGGCGCTAGAGATGATCGGTGTAATGCTGCAAAATGGGTGCCCACCTGATAAGATTACCTATTATACAGTGATGGGCTTCTTGTGCAAGGAGAAGAGGGTGGCAGAG GAGACAATGGAGGGAGATGGCGACGCTGCGACGGCGCCGTTGCTGGACTTCATCGATGACCAGTCAGCCGCCTCGGAGGAGCTGCTGCGGCGGGAGCCGGTGCCATTCGACGTGCTGTCGCGGCTGGCATTCTGGGAGGCCGGCAACCTGTGGCGCATCTCATGGGCGTCCATCCTCATCACGCTCTTCAGCTTCACTCTCAGCCTCGTCACGCAGATGTTCGTTGGCCACATTggtgagctcgagctcgccggggCCTCCATCACTAACATCGGCATCCAGGGCCTAGCCTACGGCGTCATG CTTGGCATGTCGACTGCAGTGCAGACTGTGTGCGGCCAGGCCTACGGTGCGAGGAGGTACAGGGTGATGGGTGTTGTTTGCCAGAGAGCGCTCGTCCTCCAGTTTGTGACGGCCGTCGCCATAGCTTTCTTCTACTGGTACTCTGGCCCATTCCTGCGGCTCATTGGGCAGGCTGAGGATGTGGCTGTGGCGGGGCAGCTGTATGCTCGTGGGCTGGTGCCGCAGCTGCTCGCGTTTGCACTCTTCTGCCCGATGCAGAGGTTCCTGCAGGCTCAGAACATCGTCAACCCCGTGGCGTACATGGTGCTTGCTGTGCTCGTCTTCCATGTCTTCATCTCGTGGCTCGCTGTGTTTGtgctcagctttggccttctcggcgCGGCACTGACTCTGAGCTTCTCTTGGTGGGTGCTCGTGGCGTTGACATGGGCGTACATCATCTGGAGCCCAGCTTGTAAGGAGACATGGACTGGGCTGTCCATGCTCGCTTTCAGAGGCCTCTGGGGATACGCCAAGCTCGCCTTCGCGTCAGCTGTTATGCTAGC GTTGGAGGTCTGGTATGTGCAAGGATTTGTGCTTCTGACTGGCTTCCTCCCCAACTCTGAGATTGCTCTTGATTCACTCTCTATCTG CATCAACTACTGGAACTGGGACTTCCAAATCATGCTTGGTTTGAGCTATGCGGCCAG CATTCGTGTCGGCAACGAGCTTGGCGCTGGCCATCCAAAGGTCGCGAGGTTGTCGGTCATGGTGGTCGTCACGGCGAGCATCGCCTTCAGCATTCTCGCCACGATCGTAGTCATGGCCCTCAGGTACCCGCTGAGCACCCTCTACACAAGTAGCACGACGGTGATCGAGGCCGTCATCGCTCTAATGCCATTGCTGGCCATCAGCATCTTCTTGAATGGGATCCAGCCAATCCTCTCAG GAGTCGCGGTCGGGAGCGGGTGGCAGGTCATAGTTGCCTATGTCAACGTCGGGGCTTACTATATCATTGGGCTGCCGATTGGATGCGTCCTAGGGTTCAAAACAAGCCTGGGAGCAGCT GGGATTTGGTGGGGCTTGATCATAGGGGTCGCGGTCCAGACGGTGGCTCTGATCGTC
- the LOC123122541 gene encoding protein DETOXIFICATION 41 isoform X1, producing the protein MEGDGDAATAPLLDFIDDQSAASEELLRREPVPFDVLSRLAFWEAGNLWRISWASILITLFSFTLSLVTQMFVGHIGELELAGASITNIGIQGLAYGVMLGMSTAVQTVCGQAYGARRYRVMGVVCQRALVLQFVTAVAIAFFYWYSGPFLRLIGQAEDVAVAGQLYARGLVPQLLAFALFCPMQRFLQAQNIVNPVAYMVLAVLVFHVFISWLAVFVLSFGLLGAALTLSFSWWVLVALTWAYIIWSPACKETWTGLSMLAFRGLWGYAKLAFASAVMLALEVWYVQGFVLLTGFLPNSEIALDSLSICINYWNWDFQIMLGLSYAASIRVGNELGAGHPKVARLSVMVVVTASIAFSILATIVVMALRYPLSTLYTSSTTVIEAVIALMPLLAISIFLNGIQPILSGVAVGSGWQVIVAYVNVGAYYIIGLPIGCVLGFKTSLGAAGIWWGLIIGVAVQTVALIVITARTNWDSEVEKAIQRLRRTAADEGGVLGVDDDDV; encoded by the exons ATGGAGGGAGATGGCGACGCTGCGACGGCGCCGTTGCTGGACTTCATCGATGACCAGTCAGCCGCCTCGGAGGAGCTGCTGCGGCGGGAGCCGGTGCCATTCGACGTGCTGTCGCGGCTGGCATTCTGGGAGGCCGGCAACCTGTGGCGCATCTCATGGGCGTCCATCCTCATCACGCTCTTCAGCTTCACTCTCAGCCTCGTCACGCAGATGTTCGTTGGCCACATTggtgagctcgagctcgccggggCCTCCATCACTAACATCGGCATCCAGGGCCTAGCCTACGGCGTCATG CTTGGCATGTCGACTGCAGTGCAGACTGTGTGCGGCCAGGCCTACGGTGCGAGGAGGTACAGGGTGATGGGTGTTGTTTGCCAGAGAGCGCTCGTCCTCCAGTTTGTGACGGCCGTCGCCATAGCTTTCTTCTACTGGTACTCTGGCCCATTCCTGCGGCTCATTGGGCAGGCTGAGGATGTGGCTGTGGCGGGGCAGCTGTATGCTCGTGGGCTGGTGCCGCAGCTGCTCGCGTTTGCACTCTTCTGCCCGATGCAGAGGTTCCTGCAGGCTCAGAACATCGTCAACCCCGTGGCGTACATGGTGCTTGCTGTGCTCGTCTTCCATGTCTTCATCTCGTGGCTCGCTGTGTTTGtgctcagctttggccttctcggcgCGGCACTGACTCTGAGCTTCTCTTGGTGGGTGCTCGTGGCGTTGACATGGGCGTACATCATCTGGAGCCCAGCTTGTAAGGAGACATGGACTGGGCTGTCCATGCTCGCTTTCAGAGGCCTCTGGGGATACGCCAAGCTCGCCTTCGCGTCAGCTGTTATGCTAGC GTTGGAGGTCTGGTATGTGCAAGGATTTGTGCTTCTGACTGGCTTCCTCCCCAACTCTGAGATTGCTCTTGATTCACTCTCTATCTG CATCAACTACTGGAACTGGGACTTCCAAATCATGCTTGGTTTGAGCTATGCGGCCAG CATTCGTGTCGGCAACGAGCTTGGCGCTGGCCATCCAAAGGTCGCGAGGTTGTCGGTCATGGTGGTCGTCACGGCGAGCATCGCCTTCAGCATTCTCGCCACGATCGTAGTCATGGCCCTCAGGTACCCGCTGAGCACCCTCTACACAAGTAGCACGACGGTGATCGAGGCCGTCATCGCTCTAATGCCATTGCTGGCCATCAGCATCTTCTTGAATGGGATCCAGCCAATCCTCTCAG GAGTCGCGGTCGGGAGCGGGTGGCAGGTCATAGTTGCCTATGTCAACGTCGGGGCTTACTATATCATTGGGCTGCCGATTGGATGCGTCCTAGGGTTCAAAACAAGCCTGGGAGCAGCT GGGATTTGGTGGGGCTTGATCATAGGGGTCGCGGTCCAGACGGTGGCTCTGATCGTC